One Argiope bruennichi chromosome 5, qqArgBrue1.1, whole genome shotgun sequence DNA segment encodes these proteins:
- the LOC129969294 gene encoding putative methyltransferase DDB_G0268948 isoform X2 translates to MMASQQFVETAHAKIYSAHRPDVPPEIAEKSVNFLKEKFDGNLDIAVDVGCGCGQSSVILAPFFSHVYGLDASEAQIQEAIKNRACSNIHYRVQEAENLPFETCSVQLVTACASLHWFNLELFFNEVRRILVPGGVLVVYTYHSLRPFFDCPLKMKEVNCLYNQIYEELYPYWPKEVHLSLEKYESVQFPFEESNKIPDIRQFFFGRFSDLTGFVESLSAFQIMKKTDISKAENFISRFGSRLHDLLAVPDQQDCKMIKLYRDFYCIMCRKK, encoded by the exons ATG ATGGCGAGCCAGCAGTTTGTAGAAACTGCCCATGCAAAGATCTACAGCGCTCACAGACCTGATGTCCCGCCAGAAATAGCGGAGAAAAGTGTGAATTTCCTCAAAGAAAAG TTCGATGGTAACCTAGATATCGCCGTAGATGTTGGGTGCGGATGTGGACAAAGTAGCGTCATCTTAGCTCCTTTCTTCAGCCATGTATATGGATTGGACGCTAGTGAAGCACAAATTCAGGAAGCTATAAAGAATCGGGCTTGTTCTAATATCCATTACAG GGTGCAAGAAGCGGAAAACTTGCCTTTCGAGACATGTTCTGTGCAACTCGTGACTGCATGCGCTAGTCTGCACTGGTTCAATCTGgaactattttttaatgaagtgaGAAGAATTTTGGTGCCTGGAGGAGTGTTGGTCGTCTATACTTACCACAGCTTGCGTCCTTTTTTTGATTGCCCATTAAAGATGAAAGAAGTTAACTGTCTCTATAATCAG ATATACGAAGAGCTCTATCCATACTGGCCAAAAGAGGTTCATTTGTCCTTGGAAAAGTACGAGAGCGTGCAATTTCCGTTTGAAGAAAGCAACAA GATTCCTGATATTCGTCAGTTTTTCTTTGGGAGATTTTCCGATTTGACTGGATTTGTGGAGTCTTTGTCGGCTTttcaaataatgaagaaaacagacATAAGCAAAGCAGAAAATTTCATCAGTCGATTTGGCTCAcg GTTGCATGATTTATTGGCAGTTCCAGACCAGCAAGATTGCAAAATGATCAAACTTTACCGTGATTTCTATTGTATcatgtgtagaaaaaaataa